The following proteins are co-located in the Pseudomonas sp. DY-1 genome:
- a CDS encoding nuclear transport factor 2 family protein: MSSETLKATAELEVHEVFNQWLKAARAKNVDAILTCYADDVIAYDAILKLQFKGLQDYGQHWRYCMEMCAGDGIFEPADPTIQADANVAFLHCLVRCGGEQDGEVKTSWMRGTQCYVKRGGQWKIVHEHFSAPFDIESGNALFDLQP; the protein is encoded by the coding sequence ATGAGCAGCGAAACCCTCAAGGCCACCGCAGAGCTGGAAGTCCACGAAGTCTTCAACCAGTGGCTGAAAGCCGCCCGCGCCAAGAACGTGGACGCCATCCTGACCTGTTATGCGGACGACGTGATCGCCTATGACGCGATCCTCAAGTTGCAGTTCAAGGGACTCCAGGACTACGGCCAGCACTGGCGTTACTGCATGGAGATGTGTGCTGGCGACGGCATCTTCGAACCGGCCGACCCGACCATCCAGGCCGATGCCAATGTCGCCTTCCTGCACTGCCTGGTGCGCTGCGGCGGTGAGCAGGACGGGGAAGTGAAGACCAGCTGGATGCGCGGCACCCAGTGCTATGTCAAGCGTGGCGGACAGTGGAAGATCGTCCACGAGCACTTCTCTGCGCCCTTCGATATCGAAAGCGGCAACGCACTGTTCGATCTGCAGCCCTGA
- a CDS encoding RNA polymerase sigma factor, whose protein sequence is MHKRVEAIYRSDSRRVLATLIRLLGDFDLAEEALHDAFIAAVQQWPRDGIPTNPRAWLVSAGRFKAIDGLRRRARFDASKRHLLAELEEAASEFEEGEDVEDDRLRLIFTCCHPALPADAQVPLTLREVCDLKTEEIARAFLSTPSTIAQRIVRAKTKIRDARIPYQVPSLAELPERLDNVLRVVYLVFNEGYSASSGDSLTRTDLSAEAIRLARLLLELLPDPEVMGLLALMLLHDSRRSARATDNGDLILLDQQDRSLWDRAQIAEGLALVTQALASRRAGVYVLQAAISAVHAQAASAAQTDWGQIVGLYDLLQRLVQSPVVALNRAVAIAMRDGPEAGLAEVDALLDAGELSDYHLAHTTRADFCRRLGRKAEARAAYQNALALVRQEPERRFIEMRLHELEE, encoded by the coding sequence CTGCACAAGCGGGTCGAGGCGATCTATCGCAGCGACTCGCGCCGCGTCCTCGCCACGCTGATCCGTCTGCTGGGGGATTTCGACCTGGCCGAGGAAGCCCTGCACGATGCCTTCATCGCCGCCGTGCAGCAGTGGCCGCGGGACGGCATTCCGACCAATCCGCGCGCCTGGCTGGTTTCGGCCGGCCGCTTCAAGGCCATCGACGGCCTGCGCCGGCGTGCCCGCTTCGACGCGTCGAAGCGTCACCTGCTGGCCGAACTTGAAGAGGCTGCCAGTGAGTTCGAGGAGGGCGAGGATGTGGAGGACGACCGTCTGCGGCTGATCTTCACCTGCTGCCACCCGGCACTGCCCGCCGATGCCCAGGTACCGCTGACCCTGCGTGAAGTCTGTGACCTGAAGACCGAAGAAATCGCCCGCGCCTTCCTGAGTACGCCATCCACCATTGCCCAGCGCATCGTCCGCGCCAAGACGAAGATCCGCGACGCGCGCATTCCCTATCAGGTGCCGTCGCTGGCCGAGTTGCCGGAGCGGCTGGATAACGTCCTGCGGGTCGTCTATCTGGTGTTCAACGAGGGCTATTCGGCGTCCTCCGGCGACTCCCTGACCCGTACCGATCTTTCGGCCGAAGCCATCCGGCTGGCGCGGCTGCTGCTGGAGTTGCTGCCGGACCCGGAAGTGATGGGCCTGCTGGCGCTGATGCTGCTGCACGACTCGCGCCGTTCCGCCCGTGCCACCGACAACGGCGACCTGATCCTGCTGGATCAACAGGATCGCTCCCTGTGGGACCGGGCGCAGATAGCCGAAGGCCTCGCCCTGGTTACGCAAGCCCTGGCCAGCCGGCGCGCCGGCGTCTATGTGCTACAGGCCGCGATCAGCGCCGTGCATGCCCAGGCGGCGAGCGCCGCGCAAACGGACTGGGGACAGATCGTCGGGCTCTACGATTTGCTGCAACGGCTGGTCCAGTCGCCGGTAGTGGCGCTCAATCGCGCCGTGGCCATTGCGATGCGCGATGGTCCCGAAGCGGGGCTTGCCGAGGTGGACGCCTTGTTGGATGCCGGCGAGCTCAGCGACTACCACCTGGCGCATACCACCCGCGCTGACTTCTGCCGTCGTCTCGGACGCAAGGCCGAGGCGCGTGCGGCGTACCAGAACGCACTGGCGCTGGTACGCCAGGAACCCGAGCGGCGCTTCATCGAGATGCGCCTGCATGAACTGGAGGAGTGA
- a CDS encoding YciI family protein — MKYLCLIYIEEAKLATLTDADYQAIASECVEYTEQLAASGHYLASNALESVRTATTLRLQGGRVSMTDGPFAETKEQLGGFYLIEARDLNEALQIAAKIPPARLGCIEVRPVREPEVRPTLGAVS; from the coding sequence ATGAAATACCTGTGCCTGATCTATATCGAAGAAGCCAAGCTCGCCACCCTGACCGACGCCGACTACCAGGCGATCGCCAGTGAGTGCGTGGAATACACCGAGCAACTCGCCGCCAGCGGCCACTACCTGGCGTCCAATGCGCTGGAGTCGGTACGGACCGCCACCACACTGCGCCTGCAGGGCGGTCGCGTATCGATGACCGACGGCCCCTTCGCGGAAACCAAGGAGCAGCTCGGCGGCTTCTACCTGATCGAGGCGCGCGACCTCAACGAGGCGCTGCAGATCGCCGCGAAGATCCCGCCGGCACGCCTGGGCTGCATCGAGGTGCGACCTGTGCGCGAGCCCGAGGTCCGGCCGACCCTGGGTGCCGTTTCCTGA
- a CDS encoding SRPBCC family protein → MFKAILAIIVIALLGVLGYAAISPDHFRIERTTTIAAPPEKVFPLINDLRQWTSWSPWEKLDPALKRSYSGPKEGVGAAYAWQGNNEVGTGRMEITQSEPASKVEIKLDFQMPFEAHNTAEFMLRPQHGGTQVTWAMYGPSPYTHRLMQVFFDMDDMVGSKFDQGLVNLKAAAEK, encoded by the coding sequence ATGTTCAAAGCCATACTCGCCATCATCGTCATCGCGTTACTCGGCGTGCTGGGGTACGCCGCGATCAGCCCGGATCATTTCCGCATCGAACGCACGACCACCATCGCGGCGCCACCGGAGAAGGTCTTCCCGCTGATCAACGACTTGCGCCAATGGACGTCCTGGTCGCCCTGGGAAAAGCTCGACCCGGCACTCAAGCGCAGCTACAGCGGCCCGAAGGAAGGCGTCGGCGCCGCGTATGCCTGGCAGGGCAACAACGAGGTGGGCACCGGGCGCATGGAAATCACCCAGAGCGAGCCGGCCTCGAAGGTGGAGATCAAGCTGGACTTCCAGATGCCCTTCGAAGCCCACAACACCGCCGAATTCATGTTGCGGCCGCAGCACGGCGGCACCCAGGTCACCTGGGCCATGTACGGGCCTTCGCCCTATACCCATCGCCTGATGCAGGTGTTCTTCGACATGGATGACATGGTCGGCAGCAAGTTCGACCAGGGCCTGGTGAACCTCAAGGCCGCCGCCGAGAAATAA
- a CDS encoding LysR family transcriptional regulator has protein sequence MTQYKIDHADLALVLALVRGGTLARAAEQLKVDVSTVFRALRRLEQALGSVLFEKSRAGYLPNMAAQLLAQQAELAEKALEAARLGLEQGSEAVSGTLRLTCTDAVLHGLLLPALAHFMPAYPALELELTTSNDFANLSRRDADIALRLTTSPPGHLVGRCLGPVPYVLCAADAYLARWPERDPTRMAWIAPDDFLPNHPSLVWRRQRFPDVQPMHRCNSMLSVAQLVRAGLGVAALPEFLVRGEAGLTVLEGDLPGCTSALWLLTRPDCRALRSVITLFEELGRHIRLPGVAAQSG, from the coding sequence GTGACGCAATACAAGATCGACCACGCCGACCTGGCTCTGGTCCTTGCGCTGGTTCGTGGTGGCACCCTGGCTCGGGCCGCTGAGCAGCTCAAGGTGGATGTCTCCACGGTATTCCGCGCCCTCCGGCGCCTGGAACAGGCGCTCGGCAGCGTGCTGTTCGAGAAAAGCCGCGCCGGTTACCTCCCCAACATGGCGGCGCAACTGCTGGCACAGCAGGCCGAGCTGGCGGAGAAGGCGCTGGAAGCGGCGCGATTGGGCCTGGAGCAGGGTAGCGAGGCTGTCAGTGGCACCCTGCGCCTGACCTGCACCGACGCCGTACTCCACGGGCTGCTGTTGCCCGCACTCGCGCACTTCATGCCCGCTTATCCCGCGCTGGAACTGGAGCTGACCACCTCCAACGACTTCGCCAACCTCAGCCGCCGCGACGCGGATATCGCCCTGCGCCTGACCACCTCTCCGCCCGGCCACCTTGTGGGCCGCTGCCTGGGCCCGGTGCCCTACGTCCTCTGCGCGGCGGATGCATATCTGGCGCGCTGGCCCGAACGCGATCCGACGCGCATGGCCTGGATAGCCCCTGACGATTTCCTGCCCAACCATCCCAGCCTGGTCTGGCGTCGCCAGCGCTTCCCCGACGTGCAGCCCATGCATCGCTGCAACAGCATGCTGTCGGTGGCGCAACTGGTGCGTGCCGGCCTCGGTGTGGCGGCGCTGCCGGAATTCCTGGTGCGTGGCGAAGCGGGACTCACGGTTCTCGAAGGCGACCTGCCCGGCTGCACCAGCGCGCTCTGGCTACTGACCCGGCCGGACTGTCGTGCGCTGCGTTCGGTCATCACCCTGTTCGAAGAGTTGGGGCGACACATCCGGCTGCCAGGCGTCGCGGCGCAGAGCGGCTAA
- a CDS encoding CTP synthase, whose translation MKQLRIGLVGDRDDNITAHRAIPHALELAARATGKNVEGIWLATERIGQTRLDSFDGLWCIPATPYRSTEGALQAITHARRNAQPFLGTCGGFQHALLEYARNVLGWSDAEHAEEVPHASRAVISPLACALRDTLERVRLTPGSRVAEAYGAEDAFEGYFCGYGLNPTFREALTQGPLRVSAQDPAGAVRAVELDDHPFFIATLFQPERAALIGRLPPLVHAFVNACQENAR comes from the coding sequence ATGAAGCAACTGCGCATCGGCCTGGTTGGCGACAGGGACGACAACATCACCGCACACCGCGCCATTCCCCACGCCCTTGAGCTCGCCGCACGGGCCACCGGGAAGAACGTGGAAGGCATCTGGTTGGCTACGGAACGCATTGGCCAGACTCGGCTCGACAGCTTCGATGGCCTCTGGTGCATTCCCGCCACTCCTTACCGCAGCACCGAAGGCGCTCTGCAAGCGATTACCCACGCGCGCCGCAACGCCCAGCCATTTCTCGGCACCTGCGGTGGCTTCCAGCACGCGCTGCTGGAGTACGCGCGCAATGTGCTGGGCTGGTCCGATGCCGAGCACGCCGAAGAAGTCCCCCATGCATCGCGCGCCGTCATCAGCCCACTTGCATGCGCCCTGCGGGATACCCTGGAGCGCGTGCGACTGACCCCCGGCTCGCGCGTGGCCGAAGCCTACGGCGCCGAGGATGCCTTCGAGGGCTACTTCTGCGGATATGGACTCAACCCGACTTTCCGCGAAGCCCTCACCCAAGGTCCGCTGCGCGTTTCCGCCCAGGACCCCGCCGGGGCCGTGCGCGCAGTGGAACTGGACGACCACCCGTTCTTCATCGCCACCCTCTTCCAGCCGGAACGTGCTGCGCTGATCGGCCGCCTGCCACCGCTGGTACACGCCTTCGTCAATGCCTGCCAGGAGAATGCCCGATGA
- a CDS encoding antibiotic biosynthesis monooxygenase produces the protein MIAQTPEPPYYAVIFTSLRSETEQDYAATAERMLELAGDQPGFLGVESARGADGLGITVSYWRSEEDIRTWRLQAEHREAQRRGREEWYRAFRTRVAHVERDYGKA, from the coding sequence ATGATTGCCCAGACGCCGGAGCCGCCCTACTACGCAGTGATTTTCACCTCGCTGCGCAGTGAGACCGAGCAGGACTACGCCGCCACCGCCGAGCGCATGCTGGAACTGGCCGGTGACCAGCCCGGTTTCCTTGGCGTGGAATCCGCCCGTGGTGCCGACGGGCTGGGGATAACCGTGTCCTACTGGCGCAGCGAAGAAGACATCCGCACCTGGCGTCTCCAGGCCGAGCACCGTGAGGCGCAGCGGCGTGGACGGGAAGAGTGGTACCGGGCATTCCGCACCCGCGTGGCCCACGTCGAGCGGGACTACGGCAAGGCCTGA
- a CDS encoding PTS fructose-like transporter subunit IIB, translated as MKLAIVTACPNGMVTSVLCARLLDAAAQRLGWSTSVEIVDPQHPENQLSAATLEAADWVLVVKSGALDLTRFTGKRLCIASPAEALRDSESFLLRAAVDAREQPAEAPTAAPVAGSRPRIVAVTACPTGVAHTFMAAEALKQAAQRLGIELQVETQGSVGARDPLTPEAIAAADAVLLATDIEVDTARFAGKKVFRCGTGVALKQSEATLKRALSEGQLLDTKAGTDAQAGKAKAEPKGAYKHLLTGVSYMLPMVVAGGLLIALSFVFGIEAFKEEGSLAAALMQIGGDAAFKLMVPLLAGYIAYSIADRPGLAPGMIGGLLASILGAGFIGGIVAGFLAGYSARAINRHLNLPQSVEALKPILIIPLLASLFTGLVMIYVVGKPVAGMLASLTHFLDNMGTSNAILLGLLLGGMMCVDLGGPINKAAYAFSVGLLASQSYAPMAATMAAGMVPPIGMGIATLLMRRKFAQGEREAGKAALVLGLCFISEGAIPFAAKDPLRVIPASIAGGALTGALSMYFGCKLMAPHGGLFVLLIPNAINHAMLYLLAIVAGSLVTGVIYALLKRGAEQELVLESQRVA; from the coding sequence ATGAAACTCGCCATAGTCACTGCCTGCCCCAATGGCATGGTTACCAGCGTGCTCTGTGCGCGCCTGCTGGACGCCGCCGCACAGCGCCTGGGCTGGAGCACCAGCGTCGAAATCGTCGACCCGCAGCACCCGGAAAACCAGTTGTCGGCCGCTACCCTGGAAGCCGCCGACTGGGTGCTGGTAGTCAAGAGCGGTGCACTGGACCTGACCCGCTTCACCGGCAAGCGCCTGTGCATCGCCAGCCCCGCCGAAGCCCTGCGTGACAGCGAGTCCTTCCTTCTGCGCGCCGCCGTCGATGCGCGGGAGCAGCCGGCCGAAGCACCGACTGCCGCTCCCGTCGCGGGTTCACGGCCACGCATCGTCGCTGTCACCGCCTGCCCGACCGGTGTGGCGCATACCTTCATGGCGGCTGAAGCGCTGAAGCAGGCGGCGCAGCGCCTGGGCATCGAACTCCAGGTGGAAACCCAGGGCTCGGTAGGCGCCCGTGATCCGCTGACGCCCGAAGCCATCGCCGCCGCCGACGCCGTGCTGCTGGCTACCGATATCGAAGTGGACACAGCCCGCTTTGCCGGCAAGAAGGTCTTTCGCTGCGGCACCGGCGTTGCCCTCAAGCAATCCGAAGCCACCCTCAAGCGTGCCCTGAGCGAAGGCCAGTTGCTGGACACCAAGGCTGGTACTGACGCCCAGGCAGGCAAGGCCAAGGCCGAACCCAAGGGCGCCTACAAGCACTTGCTCACCGGCGTCTCCTACATGCTGCCGATGGTGGTCGCGGGCGGGCTGTTGATCGCCCTGTCCTTCGTCTTCGGCATCGAGGCGTTCAAGGAGGAGGGCAGCCTCGCTGCCGCACTGATGCAGATTGGTGGCGACGCGGCCTTCAAGCTGATGGTGCCGCTGCTGGCCGGCTACATCGCTTATTCCATTGCAGACCGTCCCGGCCTGGCGCCAGGCATGATCGGCGGCCTGTTGGCCAGCATCCTCGGCGCCGGGTTCATTGGCGGCATAGTCGCGGGCTTTCTCGCGGGCTACTCGGCGCGGGCGATCAATCGCCATCTGAACCTGCCGCAGAGCGTCGAGGCGCTGAAGCCGATCCTGATCATCCCGTTGCTCGCCAGCCTGTTCACCGGCCTGGTGATGATCTACGTGGTGGGCAAGCCTGTGGCGGGAATGCTCGCCAGCCTTACCCACTTCCTCGACAACATGGGTACGTCCAACGCCATCCTCCTTGGCCTGCTGCTGGGCGGGATGATGTGCGTGGACCTCGGGGGGCCGATCAACAAGGCCGCCTACGCGTTTTCCGTGGGGCTGCTGGCATCGCAAAGCTATGCGCCGATGGCCGCCACCATGGCCGCCGGCATGGTGCCGCCCATCGGCATGGGCATCGCCACCCTGCTGATGCGTCGCAAGTTCGCCCAGGGCGAACGCGAGGCTGGCAAGGCGGCGCTTGTGCTGGGGTTGTGCTTCATCTCCGAAGGCGCCATTCCCTTCGCTGCCAAGGACCCGTTGCGAGTGATCCCGGCCAGCATCGCCGGCGGTGCCCTGACCGGCGCGTTGTCCATGTACTTCGGCTGCAAGCTGATGGCACCCCATGGTGGCCTGTTCGTGCTGCTGATCCCCAACGCGATCAACCACGCGATGCTTTACCTGCTGGCGATAGTCGCCGGCAGTCTGGTGACCGGAGTGATCTACGCGCTGCTCAAGCGTGGAGCCGAGCAGGAGCTGGTGCTGGAGTCGCAGCGCGTGGCCTGA
- the pfkB gene encoding 1-phosphofructokinase, with the protein MARILCITLNPALDLTLRLDRLEPGRVNRSLAQASHAAGKGVNVAQVLADLGHDLTVSGFLGADNAEAFEALFARRGFSDAFVRVPGETRSNIKLAEADGRITDINGPGPMVDASAQAALLSRLDAVAPGHDLAVVAGSLPRGVAPCFLAELITRLKGHGLKVALDSSGAALRAGLQASPWLIKPNTEELSELCGRSLTDIAAQREEAGQLQAQGIEQIVISQGADGVNWFGPGFALHAQPPRVSVASTVGAGDSLLAGMVHGLLWDWPAARALRHATAIAAQAVTQVGFGISDAAQLQQLEGAVEIRALEEQQEVSR; encoded by the coding sequence ATGGCTCGCATTCTCTGCATCACCCTGAACCCCGCCCTCGACCTGACCTTGCGCCTGGATCGCCTGGAACCCGGCCGGGTGAATCGCAGCCTGGCCCAAGCCAGCCATGCTGCCGGTAAAGGCGTGAACGTCGCCCAGGTGCTGGCTGACCTCGGTCACGACCTGACGGTGTCCGGCTTTCTCGGCGCGGACAACGCCGAAGCTTTCGAGGCGTTGTTCGCCCGGCGTGGTTTCTCCGACGCCTTCGTTCGTGTACCGGGGGAAACTCGCAGCAATATCAAGTTGGCCGAAGCCGACGGGCGCATCACCGATATCAATGGCCCGGGTCCGATGGTGGATGCCTCCGCCCAGGCTGCGCTGCTGTCGCGACTGGATGCCGTCGCGCCGGGGCATGATCTGGCCGTGGTGGCCGGCAGCCTGCCTCGAGGTGTGGCGCCGTGTTTTCTCGCCGAACTGATCACGCGGCTCAAGGGGCATGGCCTGAAAGTGGCCCTGGATTCCAGCGGCGCAGCCTTGCGTGCCGGCCTGCAGGCCTCGCCCTGGCTGATCAAGCCGAACACCGAAGAGCTGAGCGAACTCTGTGGCCGGTCGCTGACCGATATCGCGGCACAACGCGAAGAGGCTGGCCAGCTACAGGCACAGGGGATCGAGCAGATTGTGATTTCCCAGGGCGCAGACGGCGTTAACTGGTTCGGCCCCGGTTTCGCCCTGCACGCCCAGCCGCCAAGGGTCAGCGTGGCCAGCACCGTGGGTGCCGGCGATTCCCTGCTGGCCGGCATGGTTCACGGCCTGCTCTGGGACTGGCCAGCCGCTCGCGCCCTGCGCCACGCCACCGCCATCGCCGCCCAGGCGGTGACCCAGGTGGGCTTCGGCATCAGCGATGCCGCGCAACTGCAACAGCTCGAAGGCGCCGTAGAGATCCGGGCGCTGGAAGAACAACAAGAGGTGTCCCGATGA
- the ptsP gene encoding phosphoenolpyruvate--protein phosphotransferase → MLELTAGQISMGLVAADKAGALRMLAELLEGDGLVAAGYLAGLEAREVQGSTFLGQGIAIPHGTPQTRELVFSTGVRLMQFPEGVDWGGGQIVYLAIGIAAKSDEHLRLLQILTRALGEADLGSELRQAQTPEDILKLLQGAPQELALDDQLIGLGVAVEDYDELVLQGARLLRRAECVGGSFAAALLQGEPLPLGEGLWWLHSDQAVQRPGLAYLTPEKPLRLLDQPLNGLFCLASLGDAHLALLERLCALLIEGRGRELARATQRRAVLEVLGGDIQPDWPSLRLPLANAHGLHARPAKELAQLAKTFDGEIRLRLADSATAAVSAKSLSKLLSLGIRRGQLIEVIAEPAIADAALPALKAAIEQGLGEEVEPLPVSEQATPEDEAEAQPIAAPTPGSQLHAVPAAPGIAVGPAHIRLHKEFDYPLRGESPDVERSRLQQAIGHVRGEIEALVLRSEAKAIREIFITHLEMLTDPELGDEVDARLKQGESAAAAWLAVVEGAAAQQESLHDALLAERAADLRDIGRRVLAQLCGVEAASEPDEPYVLVMDEMAPSDVARLDRDRVAGILTARGGATSHSAIVARALGIPALVGAGAGVLLLEPLTPLLLDGQRGRLVVAPDAEQLQRARQEQEGRQRRLQLADADKLQPALTRDGHRVEICANLGDCAGAAKAVAQGAEGVGLLRTEFIFMAHPQAPDLATQEAEYRRVFDALEGRPLVARTLDVGGDKPLPYWPVPDEENPFLGVRGVRLTLQRPKLMETQLRALMRASEGRPLRIMFPMVGTVEEWRQARDMALKVAAEIPQADLQLGIMVEVPSAALIAPVLAREVDFFSIGTNDLTQYCLAIDRGHPTLSAQADGLHPAVLQLIALTVRAAHAQGKWVGVCGELAGDPLAVPLLVGLGVDELSLSTGGIAEVKARVREFNLSAARELAEGALTLESAAAVRELAERF, encoded by the coding sequence ATGCTCGAACTGACCGCAGGGCAGATTTCCATGGGCCTGGTCGCGGCGGACAAGGCGGGTGCGTTGCGCATGCTCGCCGAGCTGCTTGAGGGCGATGGCCTGGTGGCGGCGGGGTACCTCGCCGGTCTCGAGGCTCGCGAGGTCCAGGGCTCCACCTTCCTTGGCCAGGGCATCGCCATTCCCCATGGCACGCCGCAGACCCGCGAGCTGGTATTCAGCACCGGCGTGCGCCTGATGCAGTTCCCCGAAGGGGTCGACTGGGGCGGTGGACAGATCGTCTACCTCGCCATCGGCATTGCCGCCAAATCCGATGAACACCTGCGCCTGCTGCAGATCCTCACCCGTGCCCTGGGTGAAGCTGATCTCGGCAGCGAATTGCGACAGGCGCAAACCCCGGAAGACATCCTCAAGCTGCTGCAGGGCGCTCCCCAGGAGCTGGCGCTGGACGATCAACTGATCGGCCTTGGCGTGGCAGTGGAAGACTATGACGAGCTGGTGCTGCAAGGCGCTCGCCTGTTGCGTCGCGCCGAGTGCGTTGGCGGCAGCTTTGCCGCCGCGTTGCTGCAGGGCGAACCGCTGCCCCTGGGCGAGGGCCTCTGGTGGCTGCACAGCGACCAGGCAGTGCAGCGTCCCGGCCTGGCCTACCTGACGCCGGAAAAACCCCTGCGCCTTCTCGACCAACCCCTCAACGGACTGTTCTGCCTGGCCAGCTTGGGCGACGCCCACCTGGCGCTGCTGGAACGCCTATGCGCCCTGTTGATCGAGGGGCGGGGCCGCGAGCTCGCCCGCGCCACTCAACGTCGCGCGGTACTTGAGGTCCTGGGTGGAGACATCCAGCCTGACTGGCCGAGCCTGCGTCTACCCCTGGCCAACGCTCACGGTCTGCACGCGAGGCCGGCCAAGGAACTGGCGCAACTGGCCAAGACCTTCGATGGCGAGATTCGTCTGCGGCTTGCCGACAGCGCCACGGCCGCCGTGTCCGCCAAGAGCCTTAGCAAGCTCCTGAGCCTGGGCATCCGCCGTGGTCAGCTCATCGAGGTCATTGCCGAACCGGCTATCGCCGATGCCGCTTTGCCGGCGCTGAAAGCCGCCATCGAGCAGGGTCTGGGCGAAGAGGTCGAACCCTTGCCGGTCAGCGAGCAGGCCACTCCGGAGGACGAAGCGGAGGCGCAACCCATCGCCGCCCCGACGCCTGGCAGCCAGCTCCACGCGGTACCCGCCGCCCCCGGTATCGCCGTTGGGCCTGCACATATCCGTCTGCACAAGGAGTTCGACTATCCGCTGCGTGGCGAGTCCCCCGACGTCGAGCGCTCGCGCCTGCAACAGGCCATCGGCCATGTGCGTGGCGAGATCGAGGCGCTGGTGCTGCGCAGCGAGGCGAAAGCCATCCGTGAAATCTTCATCACCCATCTGGAAATGCTCACCGACCCGGAACTGGGCGACGAGGTGGATGCCCGCCTGAAACAGGGCGAAAGCGCAGCCGCTGCCTGGCTGGCGGTGGTGGAAGGTGCCGCCGCCCAGCAGGAAAGCCTGCACGATGCGCTGCTGGCCGAGCGTGCCGCCGACCTGCGGGATATCGGCCGCCGCGTGCTGGCCCAGCTCTGTGGCGTGGAGGCGGCCTCCGAGCCGGACGAGCCCTATGTCCTGGTGATGGACGAGATGGCGCCTTCCGACGTTGCGCGCCTTGACCGCGACCGCGTGGCTGGCATCCTCACCGCCCGTGGCGGTGCCACTTCCCACAGCGCCATCGTCGCCCGTGCCCTGGGCATTCCCGCACTGGTTGGGGCCGGAGCCGGTGTGCTGCTGCTGGAACCGCTTACACCGCTGCTGCTGGACGGCCAGCGCGGCCGACTGGTCGTTGCTCCCGATGCCGAACAGCTGCAACGGGCCCGTCAGGAGCAGGAAGGGCGCCAGCGCCGCCTGCAACTGGCCGATGCCGACAAGCTGCAACCGGCCCTGACGCGCGATGGCCACCGGGTGGAAATCTGCGCCAACCTGGGCGACTGCGCGGGAGCCGCCAAGGCGGTGGCGCAAGGTGCGGAAGGCGTCGGCCTGCTGCGCACCGAGTTCATCTTCATGGCTCACCCGCAGGCGCCCGACCTGGCCACCCAGGAAGCGGAGTACCGCCGGGTATTCGACGCCCTCGAGGGCCGCCCGCTGGTGGCCCGTACCCTGGATGTCGGTGGTGACAAGCCATTGCCTTACTGGCCGGTGCCGGACGAGGAGAACCCTTTCCTTGGCGTGCGCGGGGTGCGCCTGACCCTGCAGCGTCCGAAGCTGATGGAGACCCAGTTGCGTGCGCTGATGCGTGCCAGCGAAGGGCGGCCGCTGCGCATCATGTTCCCCATGGTCGGCACGGTCGAAGAATGGCGTCAGGCCCGCGACATGGCGCTGAAAGTTGCCGCGGAGATTCCCCAGGCCGACTTGCAACTGGGGATCATGGTCGAGGTGCCGTCCGCGGCTCTGATTGCCCCCGTGCTGGCCCGCGAGGTGGACTTCTTCAGCATCGGCACCAACGACCTGACCCAGTACTGCCTCGCCATCGACCGTGGCCACCCGACGCTTTCCGCCCAGGCCGATGGCCTCCACCCGGCAGTGCTGCAACTGATCGCCCTCACGGTGCGCGCAGCCCACGCCCAGGGCAAATGGGTGGGCGTGTGCGGCGAGCTGGCGGGCGACCCGCTGGCGGTGCCACTGCTGGTGGGGCTGGGCGTGGATGAATTGAGCCTGTCCACGGGTGGCATTGCCGAGGTCAAGGCACGGGTGCGCGAGTTCAACCTGAGTGCTGCCCGTGAGCTGGCTGAAGGTGCACTGACCCTGGAAAGCGCGGCGGCGGTCCGCGAACTGGCGGAGCGTTTCTGA